In one window of Arcobacter sp. F155 DNA:
- a CDS encoding filamentous hemagglutinin N-terminal domain-containing protein — translation MKRLCDFSSRFRILKGGKISLVVSALLGTTTLSFAAPSGGVVTSGSANISSSGNTTNIIQNTNKVTINWDKFNIAKDEIVNFKQPNVNSIALNRVIGNEKSIINGALNANGQVWILNSNGVLFGKNAKINTAGLLATTKNLSDNDFNSGNYNFKGNSTESVINLGEIDISDSGYATLLANTVSNEGTIKAVKGSVRLIGANEVSINLNGNSIVDLTVNKGVLDSLVENKGAIYADSGEIYLTTNAVDELLKGVVNNEGIIEANSLDGVTGFVELFAHGGQAKIGGTIRAKEGFVETSGKDFTFNDAKIEAGEWLIDPVDITIDQALADAIEIQLNNGNVTIETDANNTPDTTNNENTDGGGDIFVTGNIEYTGTNDSSLTLKAYRNIIFGDSFTPTTKGSISSTSAALDVTLWARAGGNNEATDGRVGSVWLPQGSSISTNGGDVIIGGGQDALNGYALGSYTSSSENYSLFRGAIINGDISANGGDISIRGKGGTSDSISSARGVSIAGNSRVETSGNGNISIYGIAKGGSDAVAIGDGHFGDGIEGRGIVSAQDGDIYIEGLKGSGTNSEALYMSNKSDLNSQNGNIIINASETGSIKVNLHSSLHAKTLFIFDANNVYLNDFEMGYGHIIENIVASNIAGEFNFTNSGIFTVGSFDYNTNTYDGLVAQGDINLISEGKGSGINIDKNIYSKSGDTLINGGNQINVNTDLSWDTQSKLTLQANSVNVNAEIKNTNTTNGGVYFDVSDSSFDVNFGENGKVVINNIHQLQWMNTALNGKYELGSNIDASDTINWNNGAGWNPIAINSDGFSGFNGIFNGNNHTISNLYINTPNAKWTGLFAFVSNGTIKNLVLDNFNITGDFFTGSLIGQANPNSHIENVIAQNGSVTGVRNVGGLVGALWESDYTILNSHVKNVDVTGSYIVGGLVGGVSYSRIVNSSVQGGSVKALFEENANDASGDEVGGLVGSASDTQILNSFANTNVSGENEVGGLVGKLEFSAIRNSYASGNVSGVYGVGGLVGFVLGEINDSYTLNNVSGRSDVGGLVGDFYDGIVMNSYAKGKVIGTATEKYNIGGLIGNFVDAPKAYSSYYDKIVNKNLYDELAYGKTTAQLQNINTFKDGSKYEWSIVEDSTLEKGTPILSWQVGKDGDTKPIWLIGTKVTSKPTIDKPEVETETPNKEIDKVITTIVNKEAVKVPTAPKVTTTPNNSGKNVNVSFSVGENKQIVSKPIEGQATKRVTLSEAKQMQQEVTGETVGDVKVPLSRSSQIVLVNGGVSLPTGVEQEFYVADDEI, via the coding sequence ATGAAACGACTATGTGATTTTAGCTCACGATTTAGAATCCTAAAAGGTGGGAAGATAAGCTTAGTAGTAAGTGCTTTACTTGGAACTACTACTTTATCTTTTGCAGCTCCATCAGGAGGTGTTGTAACTTCTGGTAGTGCAAATATCTCTTCGAGTGGTAATACTACAAATATCATTCAAAATACAAATAAAGTAACTATAAACTGGGATAAGTTTAATATTGCTAAAGATGAAATAGTAAACTTCAAACAACCAAATGTAAATAGTATTGCTTTAAACAGAGTAATAGGAAATGAAAAATCTATTATCAATGGAGCACTAAATGCTAATGGGCAAGTTTGGATATTAAATTCAAATGGTGTTTTATTTGGTAAGAATGCTAAGATTAATACAGCTGGTCTTCTAGCAACTACAAAAAATCTTTCTGATAATGACTTTAATAGCGGTAACTATAACTTCAAAGGTAACTCAACTGAATCTGTAATCAACCTTGGAGAAATTGATATTTCTGATAGTGGATATGCAACTCTTTTAGCAAATACAGTTTCAAATGAAGGAACAATAAAAGCTGTTAAAGGAAGTGTTAGACTAATAGGTGCCAATGAAGTAAGTATTAATCTAAATGGTAACTCAATAGTAGACTTAACAGTAAATAAAGGAGTACTTGATTCACTAGTTGAAAATAAAGGTGCTATATATGCTGATAGTGGAGAAATCTATTTAACAACAAATGCAGTAGATGAACTATTAAAAGGTGTAGTAAATAATGAAGGTATTATAGAAGCTAATTCATTAGATGGTGTTACTGGATTTGTAGAACTATTTGCCCATGGTGGTCAAGCTAAGATTGGTGGAACTATTAGAGCTAAAGAAGGATTTGTAGAAACTTCAGGGAAAGATTTTACTTTTAATGATGCAAAAATAGAAGCAGGAGAATGGTTAATTGACCCTGTTGATATTACTATAGACCAAGCTCTTGCTGATGCTATAGAGATACAACTTAATAATGGTAATGTAACAATTGAAACCGATGCAAACAATACTCCAGATACAACTAATAATGAAAATACTGATGGTGGTGGAGATATTTTTGTAACTGGAAATATTGAATATACTGGAACAAATGATAGTAGTCTTACTTTAAAAGCTTATAGAAATATTATCTTTGGTGACTCTTTTACACCTACAACTAAAGGAAGTATCTCAAGTACAAGTGCAGCACTTGATGTAACACTGTGGGCAAGAGCTGGAGGAAATAATGAAGCAACTGATGGAAGAGTTGGTTCAGTATGGCTTCCTCAAGGTTCTAGTATCTCTACAAATGGTGGAGATGTAATCATTGGTGGGGGACAAGATGCTCTAAATGGTTATGCTTTAGGGTCTTATACTTCATCAAGTGAAAATTACTCTTTATTTAGAGGTGCTATTATAAATGGAGATATTAGTGCCAATGGTGGAGATATTTCTATTAGAGGAAAAGGAGGTACATCTGACAGTATTAGTAGTGCAAGAGGTGTAAGTATTGCTGGAAATTCTAGGGTAGAAACATCTGGAAATGGAAATATCAGCATCTATGGTATAGCAAAAGGTGGTTCTGATGCTGTAGCAATTGGTGATGGACACTTTGGAGATGGAATTGAAGGAAGAGGAATCGTTTCAGCTCAAGATGGAGATATCTATATTGAAGGACTAAAGGGAAGTGGAACCAATAGTGAAGCTTTATATATGAGTAATAAGTCAGACCTTAATTCACAAAATGGAAATATTATTATAAATGCTTCTGAAACAGGAAGTATTAAAGTAAATCTACATAGTTCTTTACATGCTAAAACACTTTTTATCTTTGACGCAAATAATGTTTATTTAAATGATTTTGAAATGGGATATGGTCATATCATTGAAAATATTGTTGCTTCGAACATTGCTGGGGAGTTTAACTTTACAAATAGTGGAATTTTTACCGTTGGAAGCTTTGATTATAATACCAATACTTATGATGGACTAGTTGCACAGGGAGATATAAATTTAATATCAGAAGGTAAAGGTTCTGGTATTAATATAGATAAGAATATCTATTCTAAATCAGGAGATACTCTTATAAATGGTGGAAATCAGATAAATGTAAATACTGATCTTTCTTGGGATACTCAAAGTAAATTAACACTACAAGCAAACTCTGTAAATGTAAATGCAGAAATTAAAAATACAAACACTACCAATGGTGGAGTATATTTTGATGTATCTGATAGTAGTTTTGATGTTAATTTTGGAGAAAATGGAAAAGTTGTAATTAACAATATTCATCAATTACAATGGATGAATACAGCACTAAATGGAAAATATGAACTTGGAAGCAATATTGATGCTAGTGATACAATAAATTGGAATAATGGTGCTGGTTGGAATCCAATTGCTATAAATAGTGATGGCTTCAGTGGGTTTAATGGTATCTTTAATGGAAACAATCATACTATTTCTAATTTATATATAAATACACCAAATGCAAAGTGGACAGGTTTATTTGCATTTGTGTCAAATGGAACAATAAAAAATTTAGTACTAGATAATTTTAACATTACAGGTGATTTCTTTACTGGTTCTTTAATAGGACAAGCAAATCCAAATTCACATATTGAAAATGTTATAGCACAAAATGGTTCAGTAACAGGAGTAAGAAATGTTGGAGGATTAGTTGGTGCACTTTGGGAATCTGACTATACAATATTAAATTCTCATGTAAAAAATGTTGATGTAACAGGTTCATATATTGTTGGTGGATTAGTAGGAGGAGTAAGTTATTCAAGAATTGTAAACTCTTCAGTTCAAGGTGGTAGTGTAAAAGCCTTATTTGAAGAAAATGCAAATGATGCAAGTGGAGATGAAGTAGGAGGACTTGTAGGAAGTGCTTCTGATACTCAGATTCTAAACTCATTTGCGAATACTAATGTATCAGGTGAAAATGAAGTAGGAGGACTTGTAGGTAAACTAGAATTTTCAGCTATTAGAAACTCCTATGCTTCAGGAAATGTTTCTGGCGTATATGGTGTAGGTGGACTTGTTGGGTTTGTATTAGGAGAGATAAATGACTCGTATACACTAAATAATGTTTCAGGGAGAAGTGATGTTGGAGGATTAGTAGGCGACTTCTATGATGGAATAGTAATGAACTCTTATGCAAAAGGGAAAGTAATAGGTACTGCAACTGAAAAATATAATATTGGGGGACTTATAGGTAACTTTGTAGATGCTCCTAAAGCATACTCATCATACTATGATAAAATAGTAAATAAAAACTTATATGATGAGTTGGCTTATGGAAAAACAACAGCCCAACTTCAAAATATAAATACATTTAAAGATGGTTCAAAATATGAGTGGTCAATAGTAGAAGACTCAACCCTTGAAAAAGGAACACCTATTTTATCATGGCAAGTTGGAAAAGATGGAGATACTAAACCTATCTGGTTAATTGGTACAAAAGTTACTTCAAAGCCAACAATTGATAAACCAGAAGTTGAGACAGAAACGCCAAACAAAGAAATAGACAAAGTAATCACAACAATCGTAAATAAAGAAGCAGTAAAAGTACCAACAGCTCCAAAAGTTACTACGACACCAAACAACAGTGGTAAAAATGTAAACGTATCATTTAGTGTTGGAGAAAACAAACAAATTGTTTCAAAACCAATTGAAGGTCAAGCAACAAAAAGAGTAACACTTAGTGAAGCAAAACAGATGCAACAAGAAGTTACAGGTGAAACAGTAGGTGATGTAAAAGTTCCATTATCAAGAAGTTCACAAATTGTATTAGTAAATGGTGGAGTATCTTTACCAACTGGTGTTGAACAAGAGTTCTATGTAGCAGATGACGAAATATAG
- a CDS encoding helix-turn-helix domain-containing protein gives MEAKNYNCFFQLATDMIGGKWKAMVLWALKKGVKRNGELKKLIPQISQKMLTQQLRELEEVGIVERIAYPVIPPKVEYKLTKNGEKLIPILQELHDWGKEYAKEHDIAITKDANCVIE, from the coding sequence ATGGAAGCAAAAAACTACAACTGTTTTTTTCAATTAGCAACAGATATGATTGGTGGAAAATGGAAAGCGATGGTTCTTTGGGCACTAAAAAAAGGTGTTAAAAGAAATGGTGAATTAAAAAAACTAATTCCACAAATTAGCCAAAAGATGCTAACTCAACAACTAAGAGAACTGGAAGAAGTTGGTATTGTTGAAAGAATAGCATATCCAGTTATTCCCCCAAAAGTTGAATATAAACTAACTAAAAATGGAGAAAAACTTATCCCTATTTTACAAGAGTTACATGATTGGGGAAAAGAGTATGCAAAAGAGCATGATATAGCTATTACAAAAGATGCAAATTGTGTGATTGAATAA
- a CDS encoding helix-turn-helix domain-containing protein gives MNKKIKELEKDIVKCPVETALDVLAGKWKILILWYLRRDTLRFSELQKMLPRTTEKMLIQKLRELEKDNIVHREVYPVVPPKVEYSLTPYGESLKPILKQLYLWGEVHKEKFDK, from the coding sequence ATGAATAAAAAAATTAAAGAATTAGAAAAAGATATTGTAAAGTGTCCAGTAGAAACTGCACTAGATGTACTTGCTGGTAAATGGAAAATATTGATTTTATGGTATTTAAGACGAGATACCCTAAGATTTAGTGAGCTTCAAAAGATGCTTCCAAGAACAACAGAAAAGATGTTAATACAAAAACTAAGAGAACTAGAAAAAGATAATATTGTCCATAGAGAAGTATATCCTGTAGTTCCACCAAAAGTAGAATATAGTTTAACGCCTTATGGGGAGAGCTTAAAGCCTATATTAAAACAACTATACCTTTGGGGTGAAGTTCATAAAGAGAAGTTTGATAAATAA
- a CDS encoding ShlB/FhaC/HecB family hemolysin secretion/activation protein gives MKTKNIIALSIITSLSLSAANVPNIGDALKQVQPPKIKKEKEAELPSLDNKVEEPLKQFDDSKKVLIKTIEVEGNKKLSNEKLKELISSYENKELSFKDMQEAATLITKAYRQEGYFVARAYIPKQNIFSQEGVLKINVIEGNYGAFTLENNSLVKDEIVQGNLDAIKDENIVSTNTLERAMLIINDTPGIVVNKAEVKPGKEVGTSDFIIGTEATKKYSGYVLGDNYGSQYTGKHRIMAGADINSPFNIGDKLTFSGLTSEEIGLINGRVAYNFPMNEKGLRGELSISKTTYELGSTYENLDALGSSDSITFRTEYPYIRSRLKNINLFAEVSFNKMKDEIQEADIHTKKSSKVLTVGVDYTEDKIVFNKNSQSRASLSLTTGSLKFNSDEDRKSDENGANTNGRFTKLNLELGQDFELTPKIRWENSFQAQYALGDKNLDGSQDLSLGGAYGVKYYPDGEESAENGFIFNTELFYTLPNYKELNSSVSVFYDVGRAFMSQDTTNDAPRTLQSFGLGYYGSFKDMFVNAHLAQNIKHDVTSQRDYSNRFLLQAGWVF, from the coding sequence ATGAAAACAAAAAATATTATAGCATTATCAATTATCACATCACTATCTTTAAGTGCAGCCAATGTTCCAAACATTGGTGATGCCTTAAAACAAGTACAACCTCCAAAAATAAAGAAAGAGAAAGAAGCTGAGCTTCCTTCTTTAGATAACAAAGTAGAAGAACCATTAAAACAGTTTGATGATAGTAAAAAAGTATTAATTAAAACAATTGAAGTAGAAGGAAATAAAAAGCTTTCAAATGAGAAGTTAAAAGAACTAATCTCTTCTTATGAAAACAAAGAGTTAAGCTTTAAAGATATGCAAGAAGCAGCTACTTTAATCACTAAAGCATATAGACAAGAAGGATACTTTGTAGCAAGAGCATATATTCCAAAACAAAATATCTTTTCACAAGAAGGTGTTTTAAAAATAAATGTAATTGAAGGAAACTATGGAGCATTTACCTTAGAGAATAATTCATTAGTTAAAGATGAAATTGTTCAAGGAAATTTAGATGCTATCAAAGATGAAAATATCGTTTCTACAAATACTTTAGAAAGAGCTATGCTTATTATTAATGACACACCAGGTATTGTTGTAAATAAAGCAGAAGTTAAACCAGGAAAAGAAGTAGGAACTAGTGATTTTATCATTGGAACTGAAGCTACTAAAAAATATAGTGGATATGTATTAGGTGACAACTATGGTTCTCAATATACAGGTAAACATAGAATCATGGCAGGAGCTGATATTAATTCACCGTTTAACATAGGAGATAAACTAACATTCTCAGGTCTTACATCAGAAGAGATTGGACTTATTAATGGAAGAGTAGCCTATAACTTTCCAATGAATGAAAAAGGACTAAGAGGAGAACTTAGTATTTCTAAAACTACTTATGAACTTGGAAGTACTTATGAGAATTTAGATGCATTAGGAAGTTCTGATTCTATTACTTTTAGAACAGAGTATCCATATATAAGATCTAGACTTAAAAATATAAATCTTTTTGCAGAAGTTTCATTTAATAAGATGAAAGATGAGATTCAAGAAGCAGATATACATACAAAGAAAAGTTCTAAAGTATTAACTGTAGGTGTTGATTATACTGAAGATAAAATAGTATTTAATAAGAACTCTCAATCAAGAGCTTCATTATCTTTAACAACTGGTAGTTTAAAATTTAATAGTGATGAAGATAGAAAAAGTGATGAAAATGGTGCTAATACAAATGGTAGATTTACAAAGTTAAATTTAGAGTTAGGTCAAGACTTTGAATTAACTCCTAAAATTAGATGGGAAAACTCTTTCCAAGCTCAATATGCACTAGGAGATAAAAACTTAGATGGAAGTCAAGATTTAAGTCTTGGTGGAGCTTATGGAGTTAAATATTATCCTGATGGTGAAGAGAGTGCTGAGAATGGATTTATATTTAATACAGAACTGTTTTATACGCTTCCTAACTATAAAGAGTTAAACTCTTCTGTATCTGTGTTTTATGATGTAGGTAGAGCATTTATGAGTCAAGATACTACAAATGATGCTCCTAGAACTTTACAATCATTTGGTTTAGGATATTATGGTTCATTTAAAGATATGTTTGTTAATGCTCATTTAGCTCAGAATATCAAGCATGATGTTACTTCTCAAAGAGACTACTCTAATAGATTCTTACTTCAAGCTGGGTGGGTGTTTTAA
- a CDS encoding YhdH/YhfP family quinone oxidoreductase, with product MKAFVVEKIEDKKFYCGIQDIEVPTLEENEVLIKATYSSLNYKDALSSVGNPGVTRVFPHVTGIDVAGTVEKSTSSDFEVGQKVLVTGYDLGMNTDGGHSEYVRVPASWVVTIPEGISDREIMTYGTAGLTAALSVNELLNNGITSGEVLVTGATGGVGSIAVAILSKLGFCVTAISGKEDKIPFLKDLGAKEVILRADFDVENKRPMGSEKYDGVIDTVGGNILAEALKVVKYDGVATCCGLTSSHELPTNVFPFILRGVRLVGIDSVECKVEKKRAAWEKLASDFAIDTLEELTTQISLDEVKEAYEKLLAGKAVGRYLVKI from the coding sequence ATGAAAGCGTTCGTAGTAGAAAAAATAGAAGACAAAAAATTTTATTGTGGAATTCAAGATATTGAAGTTCCAACTTTAGAAGAAAATGAAGTATTAATTAAAGCAACGTACTCATCTTTAAACTATAAAGATGCCCTAAGTTCAGTTGGCAATCCTGGAGTTACAAGAGTATTTCCTCATGTAACTGGAATTGATGTAGCAGGAACTGTAGAAAAGTCAACAAGTTCAGATTTTGAAGTAGGGCAAAAAGTTCTTGTGACAGGATATGATTTAGGTATGAATACAGATGGTGGACATAGTGAATATGTAAGGGTACCAGCGTCATGGGTGGTTACTATTCCAGAGGGTATTTCTGATAGAGAAATTATGACTTATGGAACAGCAGGTTTAACAGCAGCATTAAGTGTAAATGAGCTTTTAAACAATGGAATTACAAGTGGGGAAGTACTTGTTACAGGAGCAACAGGTGGAGTTGGAAGTATTGCTGTTGCTATTTTAAGCAAGCTTGGATTTTGCGTAACTGCTATTTCTGGAAAAGAAGATAAGATTCCTTTCTTAAAAGATTTAGGGGCTAAAGAGGTTATTTTAAGAGCTGATTTCGACGTTGAAAACAAAAGACCAATGGGAAGTGAAAAGTATGATGGTGTAATTGATACTGTTGGTGGAAACATCTTAGCAGAAGCATTAAAAGTAGTAAAATATGATGGAGTAGCAACTTGTTGTGGATTAACTTCATCTCATGAATTACCTACAAATGTATTTCCATTTATTTTAAGAGGTGTAAGATTAGTTGGTATTGATTCTGTTGAGTGTAAAGTTGAGAAGAAAAGAGCTGCTTGGGAAAAGTTAGCTTCTGATTTTGCAATTGATACTTTAGAAGAGTTAACTACGCAAATCTCTTTAGATGAAGTAAAAGAAGCATATGAAAAACTATTAGCTGGAAAAGCAGTGGGAAGATACTTAGTTAAGATTTAA
- the trxA gene encoding thioredoxin gives MGKYIELTNDNFEATVNEGVSLVDFWAPWCGPCRMLAPVIDELAEDFDGKANICKVNTDEQQDLAVKYGVRSIPTIVFMKNGEVVDTLVGAQSKQALADKLNSL, from the coding sequence ATGGGTAAATATATTGAATTAACAAATGATAATTTTGAAGCAACAGTAAACGAAGGTGTATCTTTAGTAGACTTCTGGGCTCCATGGTGTGGACCTTGTAGAATGCTTGCTCCTGTAATTGATGAATTAGCAGAAGATTTTGACGGTAAAGCTAACATTTGTAAAGTAAATACAGATGAGCAACAAGATTTAGCGGTTAAATATGGAGTTAGATCAATTCCTACAATTGTATTCATGAAAAATGGAGAAGTAGTTGATACTTTAGTTGGTGCACAATCTAAACAAGCATTAGCTGATAAATTAAACTCACTATAA
- a CDS encoding alpha/beta hydrolase, with the protein MKSFSLFLFVVLFFSACSSIATVEERVTTSNELIKKRQIKKEILHTNSFSLYSLQKASSCNTLRVYIEGDGLSWVSRTRVSNNPTPINPLAMKLFLKDTSSCKIYLARPCQYTNDIRCEKKHWTSHRYSKEVLSSYLSTLDLLKEKFLNKEFELIGYSGGGAIATLISAKREDISFLLTVAGNIDHKYWTQKHNISSLYGSLNPPQFAKSLEKIKQVHLIGGKDTIIDSSIFNSYNFYFKDTSNIKHTILKEFTHQKGWEENWTEIIDKYYHMK; encoded by the coding sequence ATGAAATCTTTCTCTCTATTTTTATTTGTAGTTTTATTTTTTTCTGCTTGTTCTTCTATTGCTACAGTTGAAGAAAGAGTAACTACTTCAAATGAACTTATAAAAAAAAGACAAATCAAAAAAGAGATACTTCATACAAATAGCTTCTCTTTATACTCTTTACAAAAAGCTTCTTCTTGCAATACTTTAAGAGTGTATATCGAAGGAGATGGTTTATCATGGGTAAGTAGAACAAGAGTTTCTAATAACCCTACTCCTATAAACCCTCTAGCTATGAAGCTCTTTTTAAAGGATACAAGCTCTTGTAAAATCTACTTAGCACGCCCTTGTCAATATACAAATGACATTAGATGTGAAAAAAAACACTGGACTTCACATAGATACTCAAAAGAAGTGTTAAGTTCTTATTTAAGCACCTTAGATTTATTAAAAGAAAAGTTTTTAAATAAAGAGTTTGAACTTATAGGATATTCAGGAGGAGGAGCAATTGCCACACTTATAAGTGCTAAAAGAGAGGATATAAGCTTTTTATTAACAGTTGCAGGGAATATAGACCACAAATACTGGACACAAAAACATAATATAAGCTCTTTATATGGTTCTTTAAATCCACCACAGTTTGCTAAAAGTTTAGAGAAAATAAAACAAGTTCACTTAATCGGAGGAAAAGACACTATTATTGATAGCTCTATTTTCAACTCCTACAACTTTTATTTTAAAGATACTTCGAATATAAAACATACTATTTTAAAAGAGTTTACTCATCAAAAAGGATGGGAAGAGAACTGGACAGAGATAATAGATAAATATTATCATATGAAATAG
- a CDS encoding response regulator transcription factor, which produces MKEITKYLNILIVEDDIEIQNNLKKTLSLLFNQVFIANDGVEALKNYKELEVDIIISDYVMPNMDGYELSKKIREEKDDIPIIILSSFMDIEKLQKCIPLELTNFLEKPIAFDKLLEQINISIEKLEKTNRLKFKITETITYCKKKKCLLIDNNKLELSLYESKLLELLCDYKNQIIEFDTIIGFLSNKNEEISKNSVKNIVYRLRKKLPIDLITAHRNLGYSINI; this is translated from the coding sequence TTGAAAGAGATTACGAAATATTTAAATATTTTAATTGTTGAAGATGATATTGAGATACAAAATAATCTAAAAAAAACTCTATCCTTACTCTTTAATCAAGTATTTATAGCAAATGATGGTGTAGAAGCATTAAAAAACTATAAAGAACTCGAAGTTGATATAATCATCAGTGACTATGTAATGCCTAATATGGATGGTTATGAGTTAAGTAAAAAAATAAGAGAAGAAAAAGACGATATTCCAATAATTATACTTTCAAGTTTTATGGATATCGAAAAACTACAAAAATGTATTCCTTTAGAGCTTACAAACTTTTTAGAAAAACCTATTGCCTTTGATAAACTCTTAGAACAAATAAATATTTCAATAGAAAAGCTTGAAAAAACAAATAGACTAAAATTTAAAATTACAGAAACAATCACATATTGTAAAAAGAAAAAGTGCTTATTAATTGATAATAATAAACTTGAATTAAGTCTATATGAATCAAAATTACTTGAACTTCTATGTGATTATAAAAACCAAATCATAGAGTTTGATACTATCATAGGCTTTCTAAGTAATAAAAATGAAGAAATCTCTAAAAATAGTGTCAAAAATATTGTCTATAGATTAAGAAAGAAACTTCCTATTGACTTGATTACTGCACATCGGAATTTAGGTTATTCCATAAATATATGA
- a CDS encoding glutamate-5-semialdehyde dehydrogenase: protein MQQFLEESKKVSKEIATLSGEVKNRVLNEMADALIENCDYIVGCNEKDMSVGRLGNLDEALLDRLLLTGERVEGMANAIREIATLKEPVGRTLDGWVTENGLNIQKVSIPIGVIGIIYESRPNVTSDTAALCFKSGNVCVLKGGKEAEHSNKAIANILRHVLAKNKLPEQAISLLPDSSREGVANLIKQDKYVDLIVPRGGEALIKYVSENSTVPVVKHDKGLCHIYLDRDANHQKAIEIAINAKCSRPGVCNAMETLLIHKDVAAYILPPLHEAYEKYGTELKGCDATRKFIDIQCATHDDYDTEYLANKLNIKIVDSVDDAILHISKYGSGHSEAIISENYSIVNKFLNEVDAACVYANASTRFTDGGAFGLGAEVGISTNKLHSRGPMGINDLTTFKYKVYGTGQVR, encoded by the coding sequence ATGCAACAATTTTTAGAAGAATCAAAAAAAGTTAGTAAAGAGATTGCTACACTTAGTGGTGAAGTAAAAAATAGAGTATTAAATGAGATGGCTGATGCTTTAATTGAAAATTGTGACTATATAGTAGGTTGCAATGAAAAAGATATGAGCGTTGGAAGACTTGGAAATCTTGATGAAGCTTTATTAGATAGACTTCTTCTTACTGGTGAGCGAGTTGAAGGTATGGCAAATGCTATTAGAGAAATAGCGACATTAAAAGAACCAGTTGGAAGAACTCTTGATGGATGGGTTACTGAAAATGGTTTAAATATTCAAAAAGTTTCTATTCCTATTGGAGTAATTGGTATTATTTATGAAAGCAGACCAAATGTTACTTCGGATACTGCAGCACTTTGTTTTAAAAGTGGAAATGTATGTGTATTAAAAGGTGGAAAAGAAGCTGAACACTCAAATAAAGCCATTGCAAATATTTTAAGACATGTATTAGCAAAAAATAAACTACCAGAACAAGCTATCTCATTACTTCCCGATTCAAGTAGAGAAGGGGTTGCAAACCTAATAAAACAAGATAAATATGTAGACTTAATAGTTCCAAGAGGTGGAGAAGCACTTATTAAGTATGTAAGTGAAAACTCAACTGTTCCAGTTGTAAAACACGATAAAGGACTTTGTCATATCTATTTAGATAGAGATGCGAATCACCAAAAAGCAATTGAGATTGCAATAAATGCAAAATGTTCAAGACCAGGTGTTTGTAATGCAATGGAGACTTTACTTATTCATAAAGATGTAGCGGCATATATTTTACCTCCACTACATGAAGCATATGAAAAGTATGGAACAGAGCTTAAAGGTTGTGATGCAACAAGAAAGTTTATAGATATTCAATGTGCTACCCATGATGATTATGATACTGAGTATTTAGCAAACAAACTAAATATCAAAATTGTAGATAGTGTAGATGATGCAATTTTACATATCTCAAAATATGGTTCTGGACACTCAGAAGCTATTATTAGTGAAAACTATTCTATTGTAAATAAGTTTTTAAATGAAGTAGATGCTGCTTGTGTATACGCAAATGCAAGTACAAGATTTACTGATGGTGGAGCTTTTGGACTTGGAGCTGAGGTTGGTATTTCAACAAATAAACTTCACTCAAGAGGACCAATGGGAATAAATGATTTAACAACATTTAAATATAAAGTTTATGGAACAGGACAGGTAAGATAG